A window of the Henckelia pumila isolate YLH828 chromosome 3, ASM3356847v2, whole genome shotgun sequence genome harbors these coding sequences:
- the LOC140889002 gene encoding agamous-like MADS-box protein AGL80: MPKKIIKHEKIPDEKQRKKVYKNRSEGLLKKVSELSILCGIDAAVVIHKRDENNATLWPSPELYMERMHKFLSFSSVERDRKMVTHDKFLDQRVVDESKNLFKAQKTNEILEGELVTDELINGKISYEQLDLIHMNNMNSLADEMLESMDKIIYDNDQLASEQYHEQKQLASSYVMPPPVPNLSPLEDLLSWSDTWLDDHLMMSEQSGGVAGFMGFKGDERH, translated from the coding sequence ATGCCGaagaaaataatcaaacacgAGAAGATCCCCGACGAGAAACAGAGGAAAAAAGTTTACAAGAATCGGTCAGAAGGGTTGCTGAAAAAAGTGAGTGAGTTGTCAATCCTCTGCGGAATCGACGCGGCGGTCGTGATACACAAAAGAGACGAGAACAATGCGACCCTTTGGCCTTCTCCCGAACTCTACATGGAGAGAATGCACAAATTCTTGAGCTTCTCTTCCGTAGAAAGGGATAGGAAAATGGTGACGCATGACAAATTTTTGGACCAGAGAGTAGTCGATGAATCGAAGAATCTCTTCAAAGCACAGAAGACAAATGAAATCTTGGAGGGTGAGTTGGTGACAGATGAACTTATTAACGGCAAGATTTCATATGAACAACTTGACTTGATCCATATGAACAACATGAACTCGCTCGCGGATGAAATGCTAGAAAgtatggataaaatcatatatgATAATGATCAGCTAGCAAGCGAGCAATATCATGAACAAAAACAGCTAGCTAGCTCATATGTGATGCCTCCTCCAGTCCCGAATCTTTCGCCGCTCGAAGATCTGTTGAGCTGGAGCGACACGTGGCTCGATGATCATCTGATGATGTCTGAACAATCTGGAGGTGTCGCTGGCTTTATGGGATTCAAAGGAGATGAACGTCACTAA
- the LOC140889003 gene encoding uncharacterized protein, with product MEFGASSNTVGDKGKKSDKGRRVWTSGEEEVLIQSLKEAITGGWKSENGFRCGYLNFLEKRLMTIFPGTDLRGCPHINSKIHVWKKTHGTLATLLSRSGIGWNETKKMIESTDEAWEGFVKTDPNVRTWRYKSWPYFADWCEIFGYDRANGQRLSSFTAAVQQVLNVPEDVIAEMNVGFEHLLNEMEGGSESNSVANPPSFTTSTSKKATSKKRKHPIEGEELFVDAIKEFTVVTKEAIADLGKRLSQDYEISMPVSKDVLAVLQTIPGLTREEKQIAAEILVENPKKLALFFSLEDDEKPLFVKRIMKMQG from the exons ATGGAATTTGGAGCATCTAGCAATACAGTGGGGGACAAGGGGAAGAAATCTGACAAAGGAAGGCGAGTGTGGACTTCAGGTGAGGAAGAAGTGTTGATCCAGTCATTGAAAGAAGCAATTACTGGTGGATGGAAGAGTGAGAACGGTTTCAGATGTGGTTACTTGAATTTCTTAGAGAAAAGATTAATGACCATATTCCCAGGTACGGACTTACGAGGCTGCCCACACATAAATTCGAAGATTCATGTATGGAAAAAAACTCATGGCACATTGGCAACATTGCTTAGTAGAAGTGGAATAGGGTGGAACGAGACTAAAAAAATGATAGAGTCAACTGATGAAGCATGGGAAGGCTTTGTAAAG ACTGATCCTAATGTTCGTACATGGCGTTACAAGTCATGGCCATATTTTGCAGATTGGTGTGAAATATTTGGCTATGATCGTGCCAATGGACAACGTTTGTCAAGTTTCACTGCTGCTGTTCAACAAGTGCTAAATGTTCCTGAGGATGTCATTGCTGAAATGAACGTTGGATTCGAGCACTTGTTAAATGAGATGGAGGGGGGAAGTGAATCTAACTCAGTTGCAAATCCACCTTCATTCACTACATCAACCAGTAAGAAGGCCACTTCAAAGAAACGAAAGCATCCTATTGAAGGGGAAGAACTGTTTGTTGATGCCATCAAGGAATTTACTGTCGTCACAAAGGAAGCTATTGCTGATCTAGGTAAACGTCTGAGTCAAGACTACGAAATTTCTATGCCTGTTTCAAAGGATGTTCTAGCTGTGCTTCAGACAATTCCTGGCCTGACTCGTGAAGAGAAACAAATTGCTGCTGAGATTTTGGTCGAAAATCCGAAAAAGTTAGCACTATTTTTCAGCCTTGAAGATGATGAAAAACCGTTGTTCGTCAAGAGGATTATGAAGATGCAAGGCTAG